One window from the genome of Amycolatopsis sp. NBC_01480 encodes:
- a CDS encoding biotin-dependent carboxyltransferase family protein translates to MSGKAEIVSTGPFATVQDLGRPGLAAIGVGRSGAADRGSLRLANRLVGNPEGHAVLEVTLGGLQLRVSEHATVAVTGAEVHVRAGRRAAAPNSPIALRPGEELTLGTADRGLRSYVAVRGGFDVRPVLGARATDTMGRLGPPMLTPGMTLPIGDVTGPPPAVDLAPRGRLPEEPTLRVTPGPRLDWFTAAALSTLVSTPYTVTAELDRIGIRLAGTALTRARASELQPEACVPGALQVPPSGVPILFLADHPVTGGYPVPAVVEEPDLDLAAQLRPGQRLRFTLA, encoded by the coding sequence ATGAGCGGCAAAGCCGAAATCGTCAGCACCGGCCCGTTCGCGACCGTCCAGGATCTCGGCCGCCCGGGGCTGGCGGCGATCGGGGTCGGGCGGTCGGGGGCGGCGGACCGGGGTTCGCTGCGGCTGGCGAACCGGCTCGTCGGGAATCCGGAGGGGCATGCGGTGCTGGAGGTGACGTTGGGCGGGTTGCAGCTGCGCGTGTCGGAGCACGCGACCGTCGCTGTCACCGGGGCGGAGGTTCACGTACGCGCGGGACGGCGAGCGGCCGCGCCGAACTCGCCGATCGCGTTACGTCCCGGCGAAGAGCTGACGCTGGGCACAGCCGACCGCGGCCTGCGCAGTTACGTGGCGGTGCGCGGCGGCTTCGACGTCCGGCCGGTGCTCGGCGCGCGGGCCACCGACACCATGGGCCGGCTCGGCCCGCCGATGCTGACGCCCGGCATGACGCTGCCCATCGGCGACGTCACCGGCCCGCCGCCCGCCGTCGACCTGGCGCCTCGGGGCCGTCTGCCCGAGGAGCCCACGCTCCGCGTCACCCCGGGCCCCCGGCTGGATTGGTTCACGGCGGCCGCACTGTCCACATTGGTCAGCACGCCGTACACGGTGACGGCCGAACTCGACCGCATCGGCATCCGCCTCGCCGGCACCGCCCTCACCCGCGCCCGCGCCAGCGAACTCCAGCCGGAGGCCTGTGTGCCGGGTGCCCTGCAGGTCCCCCCGTCGGGCGTGCCGATCCTGTTCCTGGCCGACCATCCCGTAACGGGCGGTTATCCCGTCCCCGCCGTCGTCGAGGAGCCGGACCTGGACCTCGCCGCCCAACTCCGACCAGGCCAACGCCTGCGATTCACCTTGGCTTGA
- a CDS encoding winged helix-turn-helix domain-containing protein, with amino-acid sequence MRRDIPTYLGKHGEANSTSVAQALGESTGTTSYHLRKLAELGLITEVAERSAGRERWWRSLMTNIYTPPGIPMSPDEREAALQIGVLKMSHDLNLVVRAYAGYDEAEGWNQTYRSGLTLTKEQVKDFVEDYRALLWKYHNSDSPDARDMAIRLVVLPEEELTTQKPAKSG; translated from the coding sequence GTGCGCCGCGACATCCCCACCTACCTGGGCAAACACGGGGAGGCCAACTCGACGAGCGTCGCGCAGGCGCTCGGCGAGAGCACCGGGACGACGAGTTACCACCTGCGTAAACTGGCGGAGCTCGGGCTGATCACGGAGGTCGCCGAGCGGTCGGCGGGGCGGGAGCGGTGGTGGCGGTCCCTGATGACCAACATCTACACCCCGCCGGGCATCCCGATGAGCCCCGACGAGCGCGAGGCCGCGCTGCAGATCGGCGTGCTGAAGATGAGCCACGACCTGAACCTCGTCGTGCGCGCGTACGCCGGGTACGACGAGGCCGAGGGCTGGAACCAGACCTACCGCAGCGGCCTCACCCTGACAAAGGAACAGGTCAAAGACTTCGTCGAGGACTACCGCGCACTGCTGTGGAAGTACCACAACTCCGACAGCCCCGACGCCCGCGACATGGCCATCCGCCTGGTCGTCCTGCCCGAGGAAGAACTCACAACCCAGAAACCCGCAAAGTCAGGTTGA
- a CDS encoding alpha-ketoglutarate-dependent dioxygenase AlkB family protein has product MMELLPRPRREVAPGAVHVPDWLDPEAQRELVEACRGWRGYRATRLPGGGVMSVRTVCLGWHWSPYRYTRTVDDGSPVLPFPDWLADLGQRALADAYGAAVDYRPDVALVNFYDAAAKMGQHQDKDERALDPVVSLSLGDTCVFRFGNTENRNRPYTDIELRSGDLFVFGGPSRLAYHGVPKTLPGTAEPELGLTGRLNLTLRVSGL; this is encoded by the coding sequence CTGATGGAGCTGCTGCCCCGCCCGCGGCGGGAGGTCGCGCCGGGGGCGGTCCACGTGCCGGACTGGCTGGACCCCGAAGCGCAGCGCGAGCTGGTCGAGGCCTGCCGCGGCTGGCGCGGTTACCGCGCGACGCGCCTGCCCGGCGGCGGCGTGATGTCGGTGCGGACGGTCTGCCTCGGCTGGCATTGGAGCCCGTACCGGTACACGCGCACGGTCGACGACGGCTCGCCCGTGCTGCCGTTCCCGGACTGGCTGGCCGACCTCGGCCAGCGCGCGCTGGCCGACGCGTACGGCGCCGCCGTCGACTATCGCCCGGACGTCGCGCTGGTGAACTTCTACGACGCCGCCGCCAAAATGGGCCAGCACCAGGACAAGGACGAGCGCGCGCTGGACCCGGTGGTGTCTCTCAGCCTCGGCGACACGTGTGTGTTCCGCTTCGGCAACACGGAGAACCGCAACCGTCCTTACACCGACATCGAACTGCGCTCCGGCGATCTGTTCGTTTTCGGCGGTCCTTCGCGGCTGGCGTACCACGGCGTGCCGAAGACGCTGCCTGGCACGGCCGAGCCGGAGCTGGGGCTGACGGGGCGGCTCAACCTGACTTTGCGGGTTTCTGGGTTGTGA
- a CDS encoding alcohol dehydrogenase catalytic domain-containing protein produces MRAVVIEEFGQLPQVIEVPDPVAPPGGVVIAVDATGVCRSDWHTWQGHDPDVSLPHVAGHELAGRIAAVGEGVRGWAVGARVTVPFVCACGSCAQCARGDQQICDDQFQPGATHWGSFAELVAIEHAQANLVALPDGLSAVEAAALGCRFGTAFRAVLRQGGVRAGQWVAVYGCGGVGISAVLLAAAAGAKVVAVDVSPHARALAERSGAVLSVDAGAFDGPEEVAAHVRSLTDGGVHVSLDCLGSPQTCAASVGSLRKRGRHVQAGLMPPGQGVAPIPMHRVIGGELEIVGIHGLPAYEYPELLSVVETSGINLAALVGKRIGLDDVPAALEAMNDPVPAQAGVTVVEFP; encoded by the coding sequence TGCCCCAGGTGATCGAGGTGCCGGACCCGGTGGCGCCGCCGGGCGGGGTGGTCATCGCGGTGGACGCGACTGGCGTCTGCCGCAGTGACTGGCACACCTGGCAGGGGCACGACCCGGACGTCTCGCTGCCGCACGTCGCCGGGCACGAGCTGGCCGGACGGATCGCGGCGGTCGGCGAAGGGGTGCGGGGCTGGGCGGTCGGCGCGCGCGTGACCGTCCCGTTCGTGTGCGCTTGCGGCAGTTGCGCCCAGTGTGCCCGCGGTGACCAGCAGATCTGCGACGACCAGTTCCAGCCCGGCGCCACGCATTGGGGCTCGTTCGCCGAGCTGGTCGCCATCGAGCACGCGCAGGCGAACCTGGTGGCGTTGCCGGACGGCCTGTCCGCGGTGGAGGCGGCGGCGCTCGGCTGCCGTTTCGGGACGGCGTTCCGCGCGGTGCTGCGCCAGGGTGGCGTGCGCGCCGGGCAGTGGGTGGCGGTGTACGGCTGCGGCGGCGTCGGCATCTCCGCGGTGCTGCTCGCGGCGGCTGCGGGCGCGAAGGTCGTCGCCGTGGACGTCTCGCCGCACGCCCGCGCGCTGGCCGAGCGCTCCGGCGCCGTGCTGAGCGTCGACGCCGGCGCGTTCGACGGGCCGGAGGAGGTGGCCGCGCACGTCCGCTCCCTGACCGACGGTGGCGTGCACGTTTCGCTCGATTGTCTCGGCTCGCCGCAGACGTGCGCCGCGTCGGTCGGCAGCCTGCGCAAGCGCGGCCGTCACGTGCAGGCGGGGCTGATGCCGCCGGGCCAGGGCGTCGCGCCGATTCCGATGCACCGGGTGATCGGCGGGGAGCTGGAGATCGTCGGGATCCACGGGCTGCCGGCGTACGAGTACCCGGAGCTGCTGAGCGTCGTCGAGACCTCGGGCATCAACCTCGCGGCGCTCGTCGGCAAGCGGATCGGGCTGGACGACGTGCCCGCCGCGCTCGAGGCGATGAACGATCCGGTGCCGGCGCAGGCTGGCGTCACCGTGGTCGAGTTCCCCTGA
- a CDS encoding LamB/YcsF family protein produces the protein MDLNSDLGEGFGAWKMGDDEAMLDIVTSANVACGFHAGDPGVMRRVCERAAERGVTIGAHVGYRDLAGFGRRALDIAPEDLADDVLYQIGALDAFARAVGTSVRYVKAHGALYNTAAVDAEQAAALVEGVRRYGSDLALLCPPDSEMLHAAVAAGVTGHAEAFADRAYTPSGRLVSRKEPGAVLHDAAAVATRAVTMATTGEVLDADGGKLTMRADSLCVHGDTPGAVELARRIRESLEAAGVTLAPFA, from the coding sequence ATGGATCTCAACAGCGACCTCGGAGAGGGCTTCGGCGCCTGGAAAATGGGCGACGACGAAGCCATGCTCGACATCGTGACCAGCGCGAACGTCGCGTGCGGCTTCCACGCGGGCGACCCGGGCGTGATGCGGCGGGTGTGCGAGCGCGCGGCCGAGCGCGGCGTGACGATCGGCGCGCACGTGGGCTACCGCGACCTGGCCGGCTTCGGCCGTCGCGCCCTCGACATCGCCCCGGAAGACCTGGCCGACGACGTGCTGTACCAAATCGGCGCCCTGGACGCGTTCGCGCGCGCCGTCGGAACCAGCGTCCGCTATGTGAAGGCGCACGGCGCGCTGTACAACACGGCCGCAGTGGACGCGGAGCAGGCGGCGGCGCTCGTCGAGGGCGTACGCCGGTACGGCTCGGACCTGGCGCTGCTGTGCCCACCGGACTCGGAGATGCTGCACGCAGCAGTGGCGGCAGGCGTGACCGGCCACGCCGAGGCTTTCGCCGACCGCGCGTACACCCCGTCCGGACGCCTGGTGTCCCGCAAGGAACCGGGCGCGGTCCTGCACGACGCGGCGGCGGTCGCCACGCGCGCCGTGACGATGGCGACGACGGGCGAGGTGCTCGACGCTGACGGCGGAAAGCTCACGATGCGCGCGGATTCCCTTTGTGTGCACGGGGATACACCCGGCGCGGTGGAGCTGGCGCGGCGGATCCGGGAGTCGCTGGAGGCGGCGGGCGTGACGCTGGCGCCGTTCGCATGA
- a CDS encoding 5-oxoprolinase subunit B family protein codes for MTEVLRYGASAALVETSDVLGFQAALELSHPVGVVELVPAAATLLVRYDPSLTSWDALASFLGAVSSVDSSAGSSAVVTLPVRYDGADLDAVAAASSLTAAEVVRLHSSATYVAAFCGFAPGFAYLTGLDPALCLPRRSTPRTRVPAGAVAIAGEYTAVYPHPSPGGWHLLGRTDARVWDVERAQPNLLEPGTRVRFEVRR; via the coding sequence ATGACTGAGGTTCTGCGGTATGGCGCTTCCGCGGCGCTGGTGGAGACGTCGGACGTGCTGGGTTTCCAGGCGGCGCTGGAACTTTCGCATCCGGTGGGTGTGGTGGAGCTGGTTCCGGCGGCGGCAACCCTGCTGGTGCGTTACGACCCTTCTTTGACTTCGTGGGACGCTTTGGCTTCGTTCTTGGGTGCCGTGTCCTCTGTGGACTCTTCTGCTGGTTCTTCCGCTGTGGTGACACTGCCTGTGCGCTATGACGGCGCGGATCTGGACGCCGTGGCTGCTGCTTCTTCCCTGACCGCGGCGGAGGTGGTACGGCTTCATTCGTCGGCCACGTATGTTGCGGCTTTTTGTGGTTTCGCGCCGGGTTTCGCTTACTTGACGGGCTTGGACCCGGCGCTGTGTCTACCGCGCCGCTCCACCCCGCGCACCCGCGTCCCGGCCGGCGCCGTCGCCATCGCGGGCGAGTACACGGCGGTGTACCCCCACCCGTCACCCGGTGGGTGGCATCTGCTGGGGCGCACTGACGCCCGGGTCTGGGACGTCGAGCGAGCCCAGCCGAACCTGCTGGAGCCGGGGACCCGGGTGCGGTTCGAGGTGCGTCGCTGA